Proteins encoded in a region of the Clostridium beijerinckii genome:
- a CDS encoding DEAD/DEAH box helicase has translation MNDNQFATLGLKESIVKAISDLGFTKPSQIQEQSIPVTLSGADLIGQAQTGTGKTAAYSLPIITKMSDNKGIKSLILAPTRELAVQVNEEIQRLSKYEKIGTLAVYGGDSIERQIRALRKGDVDIVVGTPGRILDLVKRKCLHLESIEFLVLDEADEMLNMGFIDDIQEILSHTPSERQTLLFSATMPDPIAKLAKKYMKPDAKLVSIKRSSLTVSKIEQSYFMINNKHRLEALCRLLDLDNPSSAIIFCRTKRGVDELVQELQSKGYMVEGMHGDMTQAHRLTTLNKFKEGTLNLLIATDVAARGIDVEGVTHVFNYDLPQDVESYVHRIGRTGRANKSGTAYSLVTPKDFSMLKQIQNVTKSSITQKPVPTAEEINNKKFKDMMSEVESTIKAGELTKFIPSAIELTESYDAVSVISALMKMKFENEIVFDYSSNKLEAPKKEDVRLFFSVGKRDGLTPKVLINYIKDMTRVNASAIGQIDLMENFSFVTVDESISSKILKNCPGGKINKKKVNVEVANKRKR, from the coding sequence ATGAATGATAATCAATTTGCTACATTAGGTCTTAAAGAGAGTATTGTTAAGGCAATATCAGACCTTGGTTTTACAAAACCATCTCAAATACAAGAACAAAGTATCCCTGTAACACTTAGTGGCGCTGATTTAATAGGGCAGGCACAAACTGGTACCGGAAAAACTGCAGCTTACAGCTTACCAATTATCACCAAGATGAGTGATAATAAGGGAATCAAATCTCTTATTTTAGCACCAACAAGAGAACTTGCTGTTCAAGTTAATGAGGAGATACAAAGACTTTCTAAATATGAGAAAATTGGAACTCTAGCTGTTTATGGTGGAGATTCAATCGAAAGACAAATCAGAGCACTAAGAAAAGGCGATGTCGATATTGTCGTTGGAACGCCTGGTAGAATATTAGATCTTGTAAAAAGAAAATGCCTTCATTTAGAAAGTATAGAATTTCTAGTACTAGATGAAGCTGACGAAATGCTTAACATGGGATTCATCGATGATATTCAAGAAATTCTTAGTCATACACCATCTGAAAGACAAACTTTATTGTTTTCAGCAACAATGCCTGATCCAATAGCAAAGTTGGCTAAAAAGTATATGAAACCAGATGCTAAACTTGTTAGTATTAAGAGGAGTTCATTAACTGTATCTAAAATTGAGCAAAGTTATTTTATGATTAATAATAAGCATAGATTAGAAGCTCTTTGTAGATTACTTGATCTAGATAATCCTAGTTCGGCTATAATATTCTGTAGAACTAAAAGAGGTGTTGACGAGCTTGTACAAGAACTACAATCAAAAGGTTATATGGTTGAAGGTATGCATGGAGATATGACACAAGCTCACAGATTAACTACTTTAAATAAATTTAAAGAAGGTACACTAAATCTATTAATAGCTACTGATGTTGCTGCTAGAGGTATAGATGTGGAAGGTGTAACTCATGTATTTAACTATGATTTACCTCAAGATGTAGAATCATACGTTCACAGAATTGGTAGAACTGGTAGAGCAAATAAAAGCGGTACAGCTTATTCTTTAGTAACTCCAAAGGATTTTTCAATGCTTAAACAAATTCAAAATGTTACTAAAAGTTCAATCACACAAAAGCCAGTTCCAACTGCAGAAGAAATTAATAATAAAAAATTTAAGGACATGATGTCAGAGGTTGAGAGTACTATTAAAGCTGGTGAGCTTACTAAGTTTATACCAAGTGCAATAGAATTGACTGAATCTTATGATGCAGTATCAGTTATTTCAGCCCTAATGAAAATGAAGTTTGAAAATGAAATTGTATTTGATTACAGTTCAAACAAATTAGAAGCGCCTAAAAAAGAAGATGTTCGTTTATTTTTCTCTGTCGGCAAAAGAGACGGTTTAACTCCAAAAGTATTAATTAATTATATTAAAGATATGACAAGAGTTAATGCTTCAGCAATTGGTCAAATAGATCTTATGGAGAACTTCTCATTTGTAACTGTTGATGAGTCTATATCTTCTAAAATATTAAAAAATTGTCCTGGTGGAAAAATTAATAAGAAGAAGGTTAATGTTGAGGTTGCTAATAAGCGTAAGAGATAA
- a CDS encoding DUF4179 domain-containing protein, which translates to MKKIKVGFRNKKSKSLLIGAIALISVITAGNCQYSSAAVVNNTSVIQDASGNSVSEKENYSIPEKSKIVIGKTVEDKEIKVTLSDCYADTHMLTFTTHLDSKERGDYAQELKPSISINGKIINNETNEFKYDYIHNDDGTCDIVTHIYLDNIDTSQNLNILIDYDKIGVTSTANIDSYVTGNWKFNFAIGASQIDKPILTKDINQTLVIDGHELYVHNIKIFPYRIEFTGGSDIDSFSDTTDMASWELTDDKGNKIKESDGHGSDKSIMLNYFVDTTDMRSVTIIPRTSFNNPDTAYPRKFPTISNYDKAITINIR; encoded by the coding sequence ATGAAAAAAATAAAAGTAGGTTTTCGCAATAAAAAATCTAAAAGTTTACTTATTGGAGCAATTGCACTTATTTCAGTAATTACTGCAGGTAATTGCCAATATTCTAGTGCTGCAGTAGTTAATAATACGTCCGTAATTCAAGATGCTAGCGGAAATTCTGTTTCAGAAAAAGAAAATTATTCAATACCTGAAAAATCTAAAATAGTGATTGGAAAAACTGTTGAAGATAAGGAAATTAAGGTTACTCTATCTGACTGTTATGCAGATACTCATATGCTTACTTTTACAACACATTTGGATAGTAAAGAAAGAGGTGATTATGCACAAGAGTTAAAACCAAGTATATCTATTAATGGAAAGATAATAAATAATGAAACAAATGAATTTAAGTACGATTACATCCATAACGATGATGGAACTTGTGATATAGTGACACATATTTACTTAGACAATATAGATACAAGTCAAAATTTAAATATTTTAATCGATTATGATAAGATAGGGGTAACTAGTACAGCCAATATTGACTCGTATGTAACAGGGAATTGGAAATTCAATTTTGCAATTGGCGCATCTCAAATAGACAAGCCAATTTTAACCAAGGATATTAATCAAACTCTAGTAATAGATGGCCATGAACTATATGTGCACAATATAAAAATATTCCCATACAGAATTGAATTTACAGGAGGCAGTGATATCGATAGTTTTAGTGATACTACAGATATGGCATCATGGGAACTTACGGATGATAAAGGAAATAAGATTAAGGAATCAGATGGTCATGGATCTGATAAAAGTATAATGTTAAATTATTTTGTTGACACAACTGATATGAGAAGTGTAACGATAATCCCAAGAACTTCTTTTAACAACCCTGATACAGCATATCCTAGAAAATTTCCTACTATTAGCAATTATGATAAAGCCATTACAATAAATATAAGATAA
- a CDS encoding lysophospholipid acyltransferase family protein produces MLRTIYFYLGLIISLIFSSIYRIRIKILTNKGDIEGRKWFIHKVSHSWAKFIMKISGAKINVVGLDNLPKDQTVLFVSNHQSNFDIPLLLSCIDIPKGFIAKKELEKLPLISTWMKYINCIFMDRDNLRKSAESIVEGVNLLKSGYSMVIFPEGTRSKGKSVDEFKSGSFKLATKSKCPIVPLTINGTYKLMEENNNAIKSADIELVIHPLIDVATLNKDELEKLPETVHSIISSACKLH; encoded by the coding sequence ATGTTAAGAACTATCTATTTTTATCTCGGATTAATAATAAGTCTTATATTTTCATCTATTTATAGAATTAGGATAAAAATCTTAACTAATAAAGGAGATATTGAAGGAAGAAAATGGTTCATTCATAAAGTAAGCCATTCTTGGGCAAAATTTATAATGAAAATATCGGGTGCAAAAATTAATGTTGTCGGTTTGGATAATCTTCCAAAAGATCAAACTGTATTATTTGTATCTAATCACCAAAGTAACTTTGATATTCCGTTGCTTCTAAGCTGCATTGACATTCCAAAAGGATTTATTGCAAAAAAGGAACTTGAAAAGCTACCTCTTATTAGTACTTGGATGAAATATATAAATTGCATTTTTATGGATAGAGATAACTTAAGAAAATCTGCTGAATCAATAGTTGAAGGTGTTAATTTATTAAAGTCTGGTTATTCAATGGTAATATTTCCAGAGGGTACTAGAAGCAAAGGTAAATCTGTGGACGAGTTTAAAAGTGGAAGCTTCAAATTAGCTACAAAATCCAAATGTCCTATAGTTCCACTGACTATAAATGGAACATATAAACTTATGGAGGAAAATAATAACGCAATAAAAAGTGCTGATATAGAATTAGTAATACATCCTTTAATAGATGTTGCTACCCTAAATAAAGACGAGCTAGAAAAGCTGCCTGAAACCGTTCATTCTATCATATCTAGTGCTTGCAAGCTACACTAA
- a CDS encoding cation-translocating P-type ATPase, whose product MNLNNNTLNMKEKDAEAIIGLTSEEVKQRIKEGKVNHIPKTPSRTMPQIIRANLFTRFNAINFVLAAIIILAGSPKNAIFVGVIIVNTLIGVIQEIKAKRTLEKLSVISSAHAKVLRDGEIKEIAIEEIVLDDVIYLETGMQVLADGEVLHSNGLEIDESMLTGEADAISKNYKETLLSGSFVVSGEGYAIVTKVGKETYSSTLAEEAKQFKIINSELQAAIDKIFRVIIWIVPPLSALLIITQLRIPGNTWQDALIGAVSGIVGMIPEGLVLLTSATFIVSIIKLSKYDTLVQELSATEVLARVDVLCLDKTGTLTQGELRLSEVKNIGSKSSEEIDHVLAALINNLPSNNPTQKAILEKYKEYDKEIKVLDKIAFSSKRKWSGATFEKLGTWVLGAPEIILGKEYQLIEEIVKEEARKGKRVLLLANLHNNLNEKLEGKVESVALVLIEDIIREAAPDVLKYFDSQGVGVKIISGDSPITVSEVARRAGLSGWEKYVDARELPEDNEKLKALIQEITVFGRVTPHQKKRIVLALQEMGHTVAMTGDGVNDVLALKSSDCGIAMANGSDATKAVAQLVLMKSDFTALPKVLEEGRKQINNLERVSELFLSKTVFCIILSFVCSILFIEYPILPIQLSLVGSCAIGIPSFFLALLPSTGGVKKGFLTRILTVSIPNGILLAIFILITFIISMQMNLPMDYSRTLAVLMFSGISMVVLLRVARPLTKFKTVMCLSMFGIIVLGFLTPIGRYIFSLTKIQLSHWLISLAVIIASSPLITKIVDIFRVRVNKKFKVKTI is encoded by the coding sequence ATGAATTTAAATAATAATACGTTGAATATGAAGGAGAAAGATGCTGAAGCTATAATTGGTTTAACATCTGAAGAAGTTAAGCAGAGAATTAAAGAAGGAAAAGTGAATCACATTCCGAAAACGCCATCAAGAACTATGCCTCAAATAATAAGAGCTAATTTGTTTACAAGGTTTAATGCAATAAACTTTGTGCTTGCAGCAATAATTATTCTAGCAGGATCACCTAAGAATGCTATATTTGTAGGCGTTATAATAGTAAATACATTAATTGGAGTGATTCAAGAAATTAAAGCTAAGCGCACATTAGAAAAGTTATCAGTCATAAGTTCTGCGCATGCAAAAGTTCTTAGAGATGGTGAAATAAAGGAGATTGCAATAGAAGAAATTGTATTGGATGATGTGATTTATCTAGAAACCGGCATGCAGGTATTAGCGGATGGAGAAGTTTTGCATAGTAACGGATTAGAAATAGATGAGTCTATGTTAACAGGAGAAGCCGATGCAATATCTAAAAATTACAAAGAGACATTGTTATCTGGAAGTTTCGTGGTATCTGGAGAGGGATATGCGATTGTTACAAAAGTAGGTAAAGAAACATATTCATCTACTCTTGCTGAGGAAGCTAAACAATTTAAAATAATAAATTCAGAGCTACAAGCAGCAATAGATAAAATTTTTAGAGTAATAATATGGATTGTACCTCCTTTATCTGCATTATTAATAATAACGCAACTAAGAATACCAGGGAATACGTGGCAGGATGCATTAATAGGAGCAGTATCAGGAATTGTAGGAATGATACCAGAGGGACTAGTACTATTAACTAGTGCTACGTTTATAGTGTCAATTATAAAGCTATCTAAATATGATACTTTAGTTCAAGAACTAAGTGCTACAGAAGTATTAGCAAGAGTTGATGTACTTTGTTTAGATAAGACAGGAACTTTGACTCAAGGAGAGTTAAGATTGTCAGAAGTGAAGAATATTGGTTCTAAAAGTTCTGAAGAGATAGATCATGTATTAGCGGCATTAATAAATAATTTGCCAAGCAATAATCCAACTCAGAAAGCTATATTAGAAAAATATAAGGAATATGATAAGGAAATCAAAGTTTTAGACAAGATTGCATTCTCATCTAAAAGAAAATGGAGCGGAGCTACTTTTGAAAAGCTTGGGACATGGGTACTTGGCGCACCAGAAATAATATTGGGTAAGGAATACCAGTTAATAGAAGAAATAGTTAAAGAAGAAGCTAGAAAAGGAAAAAGAGTTTTATTACTAGCAAATCTTCATAACAATTTGAATGAAAAATTAGAAGGTAAGGTAGAAAGTGTAGCACTAGTGCTAATTGAGGATATCATAAGAGAAGCAGCACCTGATGTATTAAAGTACTTTGATAGTCAAGGCGTAGGGGTGAAAATTATTTCTGGAGATAGCCCTATTACTGTTTCAGAGGTTGCAAGAAGAGCAGGCTTAAGTGGCTGGGAAAAATATGTGGATGCAAGAGAGTTGCCAGAGGATAATGAAAAATTGAAGGCTTTGATTCAGGAAATAACTGTTTTTGGAAGAGTTACTCCACATCAAAAGAAAAGAATCGTTTTGGCTCTTCAGGAAATGGGGCATACTGTTGCAATGACAGGTGATGGAGTGAATGATGTACTTGCTTTAAAATCTTCTGATTGTGGCATTGCAATGGCAAATGGTTCCGATGCAACAAAAGCTGTAGCGCAATTAGTATTAATGAAATCTGATTTCACTGCACTTCCTAAAGTTCTTGAAGAGGGAAGAAAGCAAATTAATAATTTGGAGAGAGTATCAGAATTATTTTTATCCAAAACTGTATTTTGCATAATTCTATCATTTGTATGTTCAATATTATTTATAGAGTATCCAATACTTCCAATACAGTTGTCATTAGTGGGAAGTTGTGCTATAGGAATTCCATCATTCTTTTTGGCGTTATTGCCTAGCACGGGTGGAGTTAAAAAGGGATTTTTAACAAGAATATTAACTGTTAGTATTCCTAACGGGATATTACTTGCTATATTTATACTTATAACATTTATTATATCAATGCAAATGAATCTCCCAATGGATTACAGTAGAACTTTAGCAGTACTAATGTTTTCTGGAATTAGTATGGTGGTATTGCTTAGAGTCGCAAGACCGTTAACTAAGTTTAAAACGGTAATGTGTTTATCTATGTTTGGGATAATAGTGTTGGGGTTCTTAACACCAATAGGAAGATATATATTTAGCTTAACTAAAATACAATTAAGTCATTGGCTCATATCGCTAGCAGTAATAATAGCATCCAGTCCTCTGATAACTAAAATTGTAGATATATTTAGAGTTAGAGTTAATAAAAAATTTAAAGTTAAAACAATTTAA
- a CDS encoding Hsp20/alpha crystallin family protein yields MFKIFTFGFDNVFNPNNIEKISGIMHSFLGNFDINEFAKNNENISSNEGNREEYNNFIKLNRYDDMYHLTIDLKGIDLRELSIRYDPGILDINLNRLEIKKSGFGIFSNTALVKNAYNKRFNDIEDIDTNQILKSIDNGVLSIIMQKKYSLENTSNIIDVDSYQDDADIQ; encoded by the coding sequence ATGTTTAAAATTTTTACTTTTGGATTTGATAATGTTTTTAATCCAAACAATATAGAAAAGATAAGTGGAATTATGCATTCATTTTTAGGTAACTTTGATATAAATGAATTTGCTAAAAATAATGAAAATATTTCTTCTAATGAAGGAAATAGAGAAGAATATAATAATTTTATAAAACTTAATCGGTATGATGATATGTATCATCTAACTATAGATCTAAAAGGTATTGATCTTAGAGAATTAAGCATAAGATATGATCCAGGAATATTAGATATAAACCTAAATAGATTAGAAATTAAAAAAAGTGGATTTGGGATATTTTCTAATACTGCTCTTGTTAAGAATGCTTATAATAAAAGATTTAATGATATTGAGGATATAGACACAAATCAGATACTTAAAAGTATTGATAATGGAGTTCTTAGTATAATAATGCAGAAAAAGTATTCGTTAGAAAATACATCGAATATAATAGATGTGGATTCTTATCAAGATGATGCGGATATACAGTGA